The Leucothrix mucor DSM 2157 DNA window GAGCTTGCCGAACACTTGATGCTCATTGACTTAGGCCGCAATGATGCTGGTCGCGTCAGTCAAATTGGTACGGTTGAGCTCACTGAAAACATGTGCGTAGAGCGTTACTCTCACGTTATGCACATCGTTTCCAATGTCTGCGGCAAACTGAACCCTGAAATGAGCGCGATGGATGTACTGCGTGCGACCTTCCCTGCCGGTACCGTAAGTGGTGCACCTAAAGTACGCGCGATGCAAATCATCAATGAGTTAGAGCCCATTAAGCGCGGCATCTATTCTGGTGCAGTTGGCTATCTCTCTTGGAATGGCAATATGGATACTGCGATCGCTATTCGCACCGCAGTAATCAAAGATAAGCAGCTACACATTCAGGCGGGTGCCGGTATCGTTTATGACTCCGTACCGCAGTCTGAATGGGATGAAACCATGAACAAAGCGCGAGCCATTATCAGCGCAGTCGCCGAGTTAAATAAAGGCTTGGACAAGGGAGTACATTAAAATGATTCTAATGCTAGATAACTATGATTCATTCACCTACAACCTGGTTCAGTACTTAGGCGAACTGGGCGCGGATGTTGTGGTACGCCGTAACGATCAAGTGACATTGCAGGAAATTCATGACATGCAGCCGGAGCGCATTATGCTATCACCCGGCCCTTGCACGCCATCTGAAGCCGGTATTCTGCTGGATACCATTGATGAGTTTGCTGGCAAGCTGCCGTTATTTGGCGTGTGCCTTGGTCATCAAGCCATTGGCCAAGCGTTCGGCGGCAAGGTGATTCGTGCGAAACAAATCATGCATGGTAAAGCTTCGCCTATTCACCATACCGGTGTGGGTGTATTTTCTGGCCTGAGCAACCCGTTCGTTGCTACCCGCTACCACTCACTGGTTGTTGAGCATGAAAGCTTTCCGGATTGCCTGGAAATCACCGCATGGACTGAAAACGAAGATGGCTCGATTGACGAGATCATGGGACTTCGTCATAAAACGCTGGATATCGAAGGCGTACAATTTCATCCGGAGTCCATCCTCAGCGAACACGGTCACGATATGTTACGCAACTTTTTAGAGGGCAAGCCACGCACATGAGTACTACAGGCTATTTGCCAGCGAGCTTTTTAAGACGCATCGGCGCGATTTTTTACGACTCCATGTTGGTGGTATCGTTTTTGTTTGTTGCTGGCATGCTCAGCATGAAAGGCATGATGTTAGCAATGGGCCTTGAAAATGTGCCCGCCGGCAGCATTGCCGCTAAAGTGTTTTTTGTTTATCTGGTGCTACTGGCTTATCTATTCTTTGCTTGGTTTTGGATTCATGGCGGCCAAACATTGGGTATGCGTGCTTGGAAAGTCAAACTGATTCGCCAAGATGGTATGACTATTTCTTGGGGACAGGCTTTTTTACGTTTCTGCTACTCGATCGTCAGCTGGGTGCCACTCGGCGCAGGATACCTGTGGTCATTAATCGACAAAGACAAGCAGGCTTGGCATGACAAAGCCTCTCACTCTTACCTGATTGATATAAGATAATGGAACCGCAAACTTCTCCAAAGACGATTGGTGTGGCACAGACGCTATGGCTATCATTTTTGGTCGTGCTGGTCTTGGGCTTTATACAGTACTCCGTACTGGTTAACTTTGCTGAAGCACAAATGCTCAAGCAGCCGGATGCTGACCGTACCGAGCTCCTAATTGGCTTGCAGTATGATGCCATGGTGGTCAGTCTATCTGAGATTTTTGGTGGACTGATTGCTGGCGCGATGCTGGTTTTGCTTGTCTTTCTGCGAGGGATTCCAGTTAAGCCCTATTTTGGGCTGGAGCCATTTTTAAAGCGCGATCTATTCAACTGGTTTTTAGTCGTCGTGGCAATTACGCTGGCCTTTACCTTGATGACTTGGTTGATTTCGCACGAGCAATCAGACTTTATGCTACAAGTCTGGCAGTCCTGCGATAATGTGCTTTTACTGGTTTTTGCAATTGCAGTAGTCGCGCCCATTTTTGAAGAGCTACTATTTCGTGGGTTTATCTTTACCGGCCTGCGTAACAGCACATTGGGAACCGGTGGCGCTATAGTCATGAGCTCGGCACTGTGGGCTATTATCCACCAGCAATATGGCTCGTTTGAACTGATCTTTGTGTTCTTACTCGGCACTGTGCTCGCTATCTCCCGCGTCGCCAGCAAGTCGCTCTATGTCCCTATTATTTTACATATGCTCAATAATCTATTCGCCATCGTACAAATAGCAATGACGGCGGAAAGCGTGGCAAAATAACGCCCACGCACAACAACACAACAGGAAGCCCAATGAACAACTCTTTTAAAAGCAACCTTCCCGTCAATCAGGCTGAGGGAGACTGCTTACTATTAGCCGTATATGCCGACAACACGCTTTCTGCAGCCGCAGAAGTGGCGAATAAAGCAAGCAACGGCGCAATCAAAGCCTTTCTGGAATATGGTGACTTCACGGGTAAAACTGATGAATCACTGATGCTGTATGACGTGGCAGGCCTTCAGTGCAAGCGCACTTTACTGGTCGGCTGTGGCGATAAAGCTGAGTTTGATGTGTTTAAACTGGGTGATGCAGTTAAAGCGGCCATGAGCAAACTGGCTAACAAAAACATTGAAGTCATTGTGTCGTACTTAGGCGATGAGTTTGCTGATCAGGCGGATGCCGTTGTCATGCAAAGCATTCTGAGTGCGGCAGATGCACGCTACCAGTTCACTGTACACAAAACTGAAAATAATGAAGCACCATTAAAGCAAGGCTTGGTTATTGCATTCACGGCCGCGGTTGCAGATGCTAGCGGGACTCTGGTACAAGCCGAAGGGATTGCAGCAGGTAGTGCATTCGCTCGTGACCTATCGAATCAGCCAGGCAACATTTGCCACCCAACCTACTTGGCAGAAGCGGCCAAAGATCTGGGAACTCAATTTGAAAACTTAAGCGTTGAGATCTTAGAAGAAGCCGATATGGAAACGCTGGGCATGGGCTCTTTATTGTCCGTTAGCCTAGGTAGCGACCAGCCAGCTAAACTAATCGTCTTGAAGTACAATGGCGCAGCAGATGATCAAGCACCTATCGCTCTAGTGGGTAAAGGCGTGACCTTTGATACGGGCGGTATTTCATTAAAGCCTGGCTTGAACATGGACGAGATGAAGTTCGACATGGGCGGCGCGGCGAGTGTGTTTGGCTCAGTAAAAGCTTGTGCTGAAATGAAGCTGGCAATCAACGTCGTCGGTGTCATCGGTGCAGTTGAGAATATGCCAAGCGCTCGTGCTACTCGCCCTGGCGACATCGTTAAATCTATGTCTGGCACCACCATCGAAGTCTTAAATACTGATGCGGAAGGTCGCTTGGTGTTGTGTGATGCACTGACTTATGTTGGCAAATACAAGCCGAAGCTCGTGATTGATATCGCGACACTGACCGGCGCTTGCATCGTAGCACTAGGCCGTGACATCTGCGCCCTGCTTGCCAATGATCAGGAACTGGCAGACGATATCCTTAAATCCGGCAGAACGATTGGTGATACGGCATGGCAGTTACCGCTACACGCGTCTTATAAGAAGCTACTGAAAAGTGCACATGCTGATCTTGGTAATATCGGTGGTCCGGCAGCAGGTACTATTACTGCGGCCTGTTTCCTGAGTCACTTCACTAAAGACTATCGCTGGGCGCACTTGGATGTTGCCGGTACCGCTTGGACTGGCAAAGATGCAACGGGCCGTCCGGTTCCATTGCTGACACAATTTCTGATTGATCAGGCTTAATGACAGAAATTAGTTTTTACGTCAGTAAGCAAGAAGGATTGCGCGACAGGCTGTTGGTAGCCTGTCGACTGATCCAAAAAGCTCACGACAAGGGTCTGCATGTGCACGTGCATACAGACTCTTTAGCTACGTCACGCCAGCTGGATGATCTACTCTGGACCTGGCACCCTTCCAGCTTTATTCCTCACGCATTGATCGAAAATGTGAAGCAGGAGAAGGTCACGATCGCCCACGATTATGAACCTTTAGAGCACTGCGACTACTTAATAAATATCTCTAATGACCAGCCCGGATTTTTTTCGAGATTTGCGAAAATGGGCGAAATTATTGATCAGTCCCCCGAGATATTGACCGATGGTCGCAAAAGATATGCCTATTATCGAGATCGGGGGTATACTCTCAAGTACTACCAACTGTAAGGAAGTTGTTAAGATGTCGAATCCCCCGTCGAAAGCATCTGCTCATATTCCTGTGATTTCTGATCTGGTTGTGCCCGGAAACCCCCGACTCCGGCAACAAGCCAATGATCGTGCAAATTCACAAGCTAATAATTATGTAGATGCGCTCAATTTGCGTATTGATGAACTAGAATCTGCCATTGGACAAGATACCATGGGCTCGCAAAGTCGTGCCTATGCCATTCGTGCCGAAGCCAATCGTGGTAAAACACCCCAGGCGCAGCGCATTAAAGGCAGCCCCAGAAAACCACCGACTGACGATAAAGGCTTGTCATAATCGCTGGTAACCAGGCAATCAATCTAATCTCTAAAAACAAAGCCATTCAATAAAATTGTCATCCTCAATTTGAAGTGAGAATAAGCACTGACGTCTGGCCTTGATTCGGGCTATAATTTCTCCCTTTCAAGACCAGACTACATAATATTCGCATGGATAAAACGTATAACCCGCAAGCAATTGAGCAACGTTGGTATAAGCACTGGGAAGCACAGGGCTATTTCAAACCAACGGGTGACGGTAACCCCTACTGCATTATGATTCCGCCACCGAATGTGACCGGAACTTTGCACATGGGTCACGCATTCCAAGATACCATTATGGATTCGCTGATTCGTTATCACCGCATGAAAGGTGATCAAACGCTTTGGCAGCCAGGTACCGACCATGCGGGTATCGCCACTCAAATGGTAGTCGAGCGTCAACTAAATGCCGCAGGCCAAACACGCCATGACTTGGGTCGTGAAGCCTTTGTTGAGAAGGTGTGGGAGTGGAAAGAAGAATCTGGTGGCACGATTACCAATCAGCTACGTCGCTTAGGTGCCTCACCTGACTGGTCGCGTGAGCGCTTCACCATGGATGAAGGGCTTTCAGAAGCCGTTGGTGATGTATTCGAGCGCCTGTACGATGAAGGCTTAATCTATCGCGGTAAGCGTTTGGTTAACTGGGATACCGTATTACACACAGCCCTCTCTGACCTTGAAGTGCTAAATGAAGAAGAAGCTGGCCACATGTGGCACTTCCGCTATCCTTTAGCTGATGATCAAGGCAATGCTACTGAAGAATACCTAATTGTTGCCACGACACGTCCGGAGACGATGCTCGGCGATACGGCCGTAGCTGTCCACCCAGAGGATCCTCGTTATCAGCACCTGATTGGCAAGCATGTAAAACTGCCATTAGTGGGTCGATTGATTCCGAT harbors:
- a CDS encoding DNA polymerase III subunit chi, yielding MTEISFYVSKQEGLRDRLLVACRLIQKAHDKGLHVHVHTDSLATSRQLDDLLWTWHPSSFIPHALIENVKQEKVTIAHDYEPLEHCDYLINISNDQPGFFSRFAKMGEIIDQSPEILTDGRKRYAYYRDRGYTLKYYQL
- a CDS encoding RDD family protein, whose translation is MSTTGYLPASFLRRIGAIFYDSMLVVSFLFVAGMLSMKGMMLAMGLENVPAGSIAAKVFFVYLVLLAYLFFAWFWIHGGQTLGMRAWKVKLIRQDGMTISWGQAFLRFCYSIVSWVPLGAGYLWSLIDKDKQAWHDKASHSYLIDIR
- a CDS encoding CPBP family intramembrane glutamic endopeptidase; amino-acid sequence: MEPQTSPKTIGVAQTLWLSFLVVLVLGFIQYSVLVNFAEAQMLKQPDADRTELLIGLQYDAMVVSLSEIFGGLIAGAMLVLLVFLRGIPVKPYFGLEPFLKRDLFNWFLVVVAITLAFTLMTWLISHEQSDFMLQVWQSCDNVLLLVFAIAVVAPIFEELLFRGFIFTGLRNSTLGTGGAIVMSSALWAIIHQQYGSFELIFVFLLGTVLAISRVASKSLYVPIILHMLNNLFAIVQIAMTAESVAK
- a CDS encoding anthranilate synthase component II codes for the protein MILMLDNYDSFTYNLVQYLGELGADVVVRRNDQVTLQEIHDMQPERIMLSPGPCTPSEAGILLDTIDEFAGKLPLFGVCLGHQAIGQAFGGKVIRAKQIMHGKASPIHHTGVGVFSGLSNPFVATRYHSLVVEHESFPDCLEITAWTENEDGSIDEIMGLRHKTLDIEGVQFHPESILSEHGHDMLRNFLEGKPRT
- a CDS encoding leucyl aminopeptidase, coding for MNNSFKSNLPVNQAEGDCLLLAVYADNTLSAAAEVANKASNGAIKAFLEYGDFTGKTDESLMLYDVAGLQCKRTLLVGCGDKAEFDVFKLGDAVKAAMSKLANKNIEVIVSYLGDEFADQADAVVMQSILSAADARYQFTVHKTENNEAPLKQGLVIAFTAAVADASGTLVQAEGIAAGSAFARDLSNQPGNICHPTYLAEAAKDLGTQFENLSVEILEEADMETLGMGSLLSVSLGSDQPAKLIVLKYNGAADDQAPIALVGKGVTFDTGGISLKPGLNMDEMKFDMGGAASVFGSVKACAEMKLAINVVGVIGAVENMPSARATRPGDIVKSMSGTTIEVLNTDAEGRLVLCDALTYVGKYKPKLVIDIATLTGACIVALGRDICALLANDQELADDILKSGRTIGDTAWQLPLHASYKKLLKSAHADLGNIGGPAAGTITAACFLSHFTKDYRWAHLDVAGTAWTGKDATGRPVPLLTQFLIDQA